TTACTTGTTTTCTAGTGTAGTAGGTATACAAGATAATAGATGTTACCTATACATACGAGAAATAAGACAAATTGACTTTAAACTTATGAATTTTGAAAATCATCAATTAGCCTACATTCAATGCTGCCACGTAGACTTTCCGTAAACTATTCCACTTCTTTCGACCTTGAGCTTTTTGCAGCCAATTTGTAGTGATGCGCTTTATAATCATCCATTCATCTAGTCGGTGGGCGTCTTCTGCTTCGATATACCTCTTGTCTTGATCGCCATTCTTTCTAGTTCATGTATCATCCATCAGTCTTGCATCATATTCGGTCCAGCTCCATTTGGCCGAGGATATTCTTTCAACGGCATCTATagcttttgttatttttcttattttcaagTTCTAAGTTTAGTACTGTATCTCCCAACATTGGAACTAGTGGAACACGTTGGTTAATGTGTCTCTTTTCAAAGAGACAttcaaatatatacatatatatgtatatattgttgtgatctgctttatgatgttttattattaattaacactaatttaattaattcaattatttaattaattaattcactaatttatgcagagtcatacaaatcaattactattaaaaattctcagggtgcctttttaattttactttaatcagtttactttatatatctcttctagtgggttcagtatctcctagttgctcataatcgggatagaacaggaaacggaactaacattaaaacaacataaatatgcacacaaattattatttattttcaataagcaatacgatgaatattaataaataacttttgtgggtaattatctttcccaacaaactcctatactctaaatttaattttaattacaaactatctattgatctgtttaataataatatctactaaaaaaaatgaccatataaaaatataatttattcacaaaaaaaatatctCTTTGAAACTTgaaatcttagttcgtatgcttatatttaattttatctttagcatatcttaaaattttcttgcattcaaattatttgactgacctttatttttttacaccaatgatgtctcctctcgatcaaaccacagttccttccttgattaaTTATGTCctgctaccatcaaatctttcccgttctcagcatcgatccaaaccgcataccagcaaactactcctccgaatacacaagcccaagcctcttttgaccggtactctttattcacaaattctcctttctttctcaattatatctcgtggactatgcagactcaaaagaggtattaatcttctcgattttgatctgctctcagcttccacctttttcactaacaaacgaaaacactggtactcagattgactacacgaaaacacgtcttctcttctggtctgccggtaacataataattctttcGATCTCTCCCAGATAACCTTTTCAACTCTCATttccaccattcctttttaaccaatcataagcattcatttttcccacttatttttaatttagaaaatttccaacatgatatttaaaacaaataaactactttcactcaaattacttttcagaaaccattaacaattttgcctttttcaacagaaataagtttccaaattcttgttatctcatatctaaatctaattcttatttactttcgaaaaatgcccaccgcaaaatacaattacaagtttattcctaaatctataattatacgggttccattgtcctttcactattcactcagtctttcacggaaaaactcgtcagggtcccgtcacggaaaaatgttttctcttattctaactattacaaataagtacagggttgtattttaacttatatgcccgcggtatattaaaataataaaaaaactctttattctatttctgatcgataaactgatccataacaaatccccgccttgttttgagatacaaattttctttttttaagtgtaacaaaaaaaaatattattttctctcaacacaaaatttttcttttgtagtcattttatcctatcctaaatttttattactccatcttaaaatttatactcttatttttattcatggtatttgtacacatcctggatattgtaaactcctcatatcttttctgattctacatgtctaagaacatagctgtttattccattttcattttgtatgatGTATGGACCCTCGAAAATAGGCATTAGCTTTGCACACACGTCCCCCGTGAGATTTGATACTCGTAACGTCCTTACAAGCACCTTTTCTCCTTTCTGGAAAGTCACTGGTCTTCGTTTTCGATTTTGGATTTGCCTTTGGAGATATTTTTCATTACTGCGCTGCAGCCTCCTTCGAACAGTTTCCAATACTATTTGATACTCTCTCTGCTCCGGTTCTTTCCATGGCAGTACTGGCATAATACCCTTCATGACATAATCCGGCGTTTCTTTTGTcaatctttcatttttttcttctgggctcatctcttttttgaggaaacccacttttcactttcttttgccaatctcctctttcttctctgtccttgcttcattgccaaattcatttccaccgtttgttctttgtctaaatcatttttccgtttctcattttccttttccatttcctTACTGTCTTGTTCGTTGCATTCGAAAGATTACAAACagtaaaaggtaaaagaaataataaattagacttactcacaatcaatttaatttaactatccagacgaccggcaTATTGTAGAAAGTGAAACTGGTcatctggatagttaaattaaattgattgtgagtaagtctaatttattatttcttttaccttttgaaatggacccacacaagcaacacattcatgattacaAACAGTGTTTAAATCAAAACCAAATACTTTGAAGACAAAAATTTTCGATCTATATGTGCTGCCGGTCCAACATTATGGAACTGAAACATGAGATTTTAACCACAACATAGTCCACAAACTTCACGTgcctcagagagctatggaatgAAGAACGCTCAACATTAGGGTCACCGATCGCAAGTCTAACGAAGAAATAAGAGGAACAAAAGTTACAGATGTAATCCAAAAGATTGCCATGTTAAAATGAAACTTAGCAGAACACATAGGAAGAATGGAAGACGACCGTTGAACGAAGCGAATTATTTAATGGCGACCAAGAGCAAACAAGAGACATATATGTAGTAGAAATATGAGAGGCAGACCTCAAACCAGATGGACTAATAACATCAAGCAAATGGTTGATAACGAATGGATGCAAAAAACATTAAACAGAAATAAATGGATATACCTAAGGGAGGCTTACATCTGACAATGGATGAAATAGCTGCTGATGATGCTGATGATTTCTTGTGAAATTTATAAggttataaaaacaatttttatgtcAACTCCTGCACCTACACTTTGAAAATCCCGATTTAATTATTGAGTACAAGTGTAGCGTAGTATTTCTCTGTAATAATAATATATCAGCCAGGAAGCTTTTGGCTTCTAGAATACAGCAAATGAGCGATGAAAATACGGCCATCGAGTCTTATTTTGATCTAAGACCTTCACTTCGTTCCAAGACTTTTCTTGAGATCTCATTTGATCCATAATTGATATTTTTCTAAATCTAACTTTGTGCTGGGCgtccttttttaatttttccgtGGGGATTTTATTATGGAGTAGTATTTGCAATAAAGTAGCTATTTTTACGAAGTGCTTGTAGTCGATCCATAAACTTATgctaatttaaattaattatccTTTAATCAGAACTAGTTCCacagaaaatttattattaataaaagtaaaaaacacAATCTTAattcatataaaaataaatactaaattttTTTTACCTTAGATCGCAAAATCAAGAACTAGAACAGAAAAATGAAGAACtggtacaagaaaaagaaaaactggaCGAAGACAGGAACGATATCATCATGTATCTTAAAAGAACTTTACAAGAGAAAACAAATGAAATAGCTGAATTAGAGGAACGAATAACTGCCATGAAACAGGAACAAGAAGATACAACCCAAATGTACGAGGAAAAAATTATCGAAATGACGAATGAATATAACACAATGCATGATCAGTTAACTTCTGAAAATAAACTGTTGGAaggtaaataaatttaatataaagatAGAGGTAGTTGCCGACAActttatttaactattttttttattgtttgacgATTCGGTAATTGATGCTTTCGCTGTAAAAAGGATAGAATAGTTACATATTGAAAAATGAGACTAAAAGATGaatcttttttaaacatatttattgttaatatgtgttattttatttttacatttatttttccGTCTTCTTCTAGTTCCACGACCGTTGTCGATTATTGAATAACATGTTGGCTACCCTATTCGCCATGGTAACTTTATTGACCGCAACTCTAAATAATAATGTAGTCGATTTTCAATGccattgtcttagatttttcagccgtgatgttcttcttctactagGCCCACGTTTACCTTGCacctttccctgaatgatcagatgtaaaagttcatattttttagtgtGTCCCATAATGTGACCGAAATATTTTAGCTTGCGCCtgtttattatattgaccagttgtgttgtttggttcaggcgTCTAAGAACGtgctcatttctaactctgtcgatcCAAATTATTCCTAGTAATCGTCTATATAACCACATCTTAAAGGCTTCCAAGAGTTTAAAAATTGCCTCTGTTAGGGTCCACGCTTCCACCCCATACACACTGCACTGGAAAATATAGCAATATGTCATTTTAACGCGAAGGTCAATATCGTAGCTGCAGAGTACGTTCCTCATTTTTACAAAAGTGGTTCGGGCTTGTTCTATGCAGCTTTCTACTGTTGGATCCCTGCTGACATTATGGTATCTCCGACTTTCatccgtcatcctgtatatagcTTTGTTTACTAACTATcacatatttagtttttttaacgtTGATTTTTTATCCATACTGATCACATATTTGTTTTATGTTGTTCGTTAGATTTTAAAGGTCTTTTCCACAATTAGCCAGCACAAAGGCAtagtcggcatatctaatattgtttccagttcttcttcttaaagtgcctatccgttccggatgttggcgatcatcacggctatctttactttgtttattgcagcgcggaacagttcagtggtagtcgtgttataccactttcgtaaattttgaagccaggaaatgcgtctgcTTCCCGGTCCtgtcttaccatttactttcccttggagaatcagctgaagaaggccgtaacgttcttgatttctcattacatgtcctagatattccaactttttagttttgacggtcatgagaatttcacattctttcccattctacgcaggacctccacattagtaactctgtcaacccaggatatacgtaagatgcgcctataacaccacatttcgaaagcttcgagccgattcatagatgcaacagtcagtgtccatgcttccattccgtagagcagaactgtgaatatgtagcagttcaatagacggtattttgtttttaatgatatgtctcgactgttgaaaatggttctcattctaacgaatgctgcttttgcttttattattcgctgtttaatttctgttgagtggtcccattggctatttaaattggtgcctagatatgtatattgctcgactttttcgatattctgttggttgattgtaagttgagcgtttagtattggttttttactaattgtcataaatttggttttctttatgttaagagctagtccgtatctgttgctgacttctgttatgcgatttgttaatatctgtaagtcattcagattattcAGATTATTACACCATACTATGTTTATAGTTACACCTTTAATAATAATACCTTTACTTGTCTCCATTAGGGCTGCCTTAAATATTTCTTCTGAATACAAGTTAAAGAGTAAAGgcgatagtatacagccttgtctatctcggctttttatatttatttcatccgacagttcttgttcaacttttattcttgccacttgacgCCAGTagagatttgtaattattcgtaaatctttatcgtccaatccagctgtcttcaatatttttattattttgttatgtCGGACTCTGTCAAAAACCTTTTTAAAATCGATTGCACAGATTTATACATTTCGGTTTATATCTCTACATCTCTGGATCAGAACTTGGATACTGAACAAGGCTTCTCTCGTACCCAAGCCACTCTTAAATCCGAATTGAGTATTGGTAATTCATTACTCTAATATCGTGTATGTTCTGCTATATATGACTCGCAGGAAAACCTTCAAAACGTGACTGATCATacttattgtccgataatcactGCATTTCTTTGCACGATGTTTCTTTGGTATTGTTTCAATAAGCCAATCAGTTGGTACCATCCCAGTGTCATCAGTTCTGTTAAAGAGACCtgctttaattccattttctcccaaaaacttACACTTACATTTAGCACTTACTTCATCGGCGccaagtgcttttccattttttgccggTTGTGTTGCACATTATGTAACTTCACTTTCTGTTATAGATGGACCTGTTATAGCAATGGGCGCATAATGTTCTACTCTTTGttcttcaaataattcataaaTGTAGTTTTTCAATTCCTTTAACTGTTCATTGATATTTTGTGTCCGTTTTTGTCTTCTAAACTTTGGGATAGTTGTTTCCGTTTGATTCTCgatctcttttaatttcttgtgcagatGAAATGTATCGTGTTTCTTTATATAGTGTTAAATTTCATTACATACTTTACTAGGAAATTGCCTTTTGCCTAATTGTTGCGTGCTTCCTCTTGTattcgtttttatctttatttctgatttctcttCTTTGATCCATGAGtctcagtatttcttctgtcatccacccttgttttcttcttgtttttactacacttagttttttttttcttgaacgGTCTTTAACATATATTTAATTCGCGTCCAGATTTTCTCAGTATTCATCTTTCTCCTTTTcattctttaagtgccatctccgcgacgaaggttggcaatcatcatcgccattctgaccttcgaggtagctgctctgaacaattgccttgagctgcaaccaaaccactctctcagattcttcaaccaggaaacgcgtcttcttcctacgctcctcctaccctctacttttccttgaattatgagtctcaagatgttgtatctttcgcctctcatcacatgtccgagatatgaTTCATATTTACTTGATGtcaactttattttttgttttagtataCTGGTAATTTCTTGTTTTACAGTAtcatttgacatatttttttctatCAATAGTAACTGTTTGCTTATTAGTTCTTGTAACTTTTTTCAATCTCAGTCTTATTTTTCCTACCAGAATATTGTGATCTATTGGTACATCTGCACTTGGATATGTTTTGACTGCTAATACTGAATTTTTGTATCGTTTATTTATACATATGAAGCCTATTTGGTTCTAACGAACCACACGTTTAGGTGTTTCTGCTGGTGATGTCCTGGTGTAAAAACGACGCTTCGGAAGTTTGAAAATTATGTTTGGTATTACTAGTTgcttttctacacaaaaaaataccAACATATCACCTCTTTCATTTCATATTCCCAGACCATAGTTTTCTATGATATGTATCTTTATATTCCCTTTCGCCAATCGtcgcattaaaatctcccatgacAATATTGAGCTCGTATTTCTTTGCAGATGCTTCAATGTTTGAgagaattttttaatttcttcttcgtCATAGTCTTTCGTGGTTGAATATGCTTGTAATATATTCacatttattgtttttgtttgtaATTGTAACATTAGTAGTCTGTCTGAAAGTAGGGCGATGCTTTTTACAGCTTCATCTGTTTCCTTCGTTTTAATTATTGCTACgtcatttttatgttttaaatcGTATTGTCCTCAATAGTTAATAATATCATCGACTATAGTTACTTTGCCAGACCCTGGCCCTCTCATGTCACTTATTCCAAGTATACTTATATTTAGGTGCTTCATTTCTTTTATGGTGTTGTGACCCTTTCCTGGTTCGTACAtgcttcttacattccatgtaCCTATTTTGTTTCCTCTTATATCTTATCCTATTataaagagtaaaatgtgaaggcccttatgatccgccaggtgcgtttcatgaGTATGGGTTTTATGCCAAGAGTATGAGTATTGATACAccttgtgttcccgctcatagctcggggtgttgactacagacctTATGGTTCGTCCAGGATGCCCTAGTATGGAGCATAGAGTGCCCGTCATATTCAAAATATGGACATCTCAACACCATAGGCTGACTATTTCTCCGTCTACCAACTTTAATGTAATATTAACTCTCCTGGTGGCTATGACTTTTCAGATATGACTTATCTCACGCTGTGCTACTTGCCTATAGCTAGCAATAAATAAAACTGAATGAGTCATAAGTTTTGTACTTCTACATTATTTCGTTAATATgtctacttttttttaattaccgtattgccagattccaataagagcctaagaaggtatttattgaattctggcaggcaacggtgggggaaatctttttaGACTTCTAACGTCACGGAGACATCTTTCGGTCGAGCAGGATACTAGGCCAGAAATTCCCAGGGTAGTGCTGGATTACCCGTGTTTCGGCTAAAACCTTAACTACCGTTTAGGGTAGAGGTCTCGCCACtcaataaacaactaaaataaaaaactaaaaacttacaAATAACTATACATATCAccgaaaattagaaaatatttccgggagccataaactaataaataataaccATAAACTTCAGATCCCTAgttcaatttcctcctctgtcctcctgTCCTTTTTCTTCATcgccccagaaatcagacagtgtacttctctccattctttctctcctcttaACATtatgtttctttcatccagcccgaaacccatttGCCTCTCAAAgtctcccctctcatttgcccatatctggcagttaaaaatgtgggcgagagcgtccggtaccccacaaacagtacagtctgtcgaggcagatttgcctattctatttgtgaaggtgctaCTACTATCATATCCGGTCAGAAACTGgatcaggaagtagtctagtttcctgaacatACATTCCCGCATGGTCTTAGATCAGGAATAAGCTCtttcgtccaccttgccttttcGCTATTATTTGCCCACTTTCTCTGTCACTCCACTATCGTTCTCTCTCTCTCATTCTCATCCATATTTCCATCAATCCTCCTTGCATAAAGCCCCGCTCGCAATTTGCTCAACAAAACGATCGGTACCACCgcgtcaatgacatacaaaaccTCATTTGAAACCGTCCTGTATGCactagataccctgaggagcattcgcctttgcgaagtctccatcagtttggcgtatttcgcagtgttcaTTGCGCTACACCATacgggggcagcgtaggttactgccgactggaaaactccatttagcacCCTTCTTTTGGTACTACCTGTGCCTTtaatgtttggcatcagccgtatcaacgcctccaaATTTCGGTTCGTCTTCTCTACCGTCTTTTTTTATGTGTACTCCGAACCTCAGTCCTTCCAACAACCAGACTCCAAGATACTTAACCGATTTATCCGGTTCACACAatccacaccttccactataaagcgaagagagtATTTGTCCCGGCTGcctttgagaactaacacctcagttttctgaggtgCTATCTGTAGATAATTCTCTCTAGTCCACCTACTAATACAACGCAGAGCTGTGTTAACCAGattagccatgtccgttttcGGACTCGTCTTCGCAACCACTTCGAGATCATCGccataagctacaagagtgcatccccttggcatctgtagcctTAACACCTcgtcgtacaggacattccacaGGATAGGACCTAGTACTGAAACCTGCAGAACAATTTGCGATAAACTAatgctggtatctttttctcttatggacctgtcagtaaagtatctgtcatTCACGTTGACCAGCTACTCACTTACgcccaattctctcagcctgGAGATGATTTTTTTCCATGATACCATGTTAAAGGCAACCTTGACGTCAAGCAAAATGAGAGCCAcccatctctttgtatcctgcgTGACTAAAGAGGTTACATCTGTGACCGCATCCATGGTGAACATTTTGGCCCTAAAACCATGTTTGCGGGCGGTCAGCGCATTCTTTTCCTCCAGCTCTCACTCAAGGCGGCCTTTTACAAGCTGCTTGTACAATTTAGCTACCGAACTAAGAAGACAAATTGGATGAAATCTCACCTCTTTCTCTTCACATCTACCTTTCGGGATAAGGACAACTTTAGCGTCTTTCAACAGTGTTGGATCTCAGGAAAACCTTCGGGTATCAGTGCGGCGAGTCTTACTGTCTTCGGTACCTATGTCCGGTATCTATGTCAGGTAACTTTCGGATTTTCATCCGTCCAACAGCCTCGTCCGGTTTCAACTCAGTAAGAGGTTCAACCTCTAAGAAACCAGTAACCCTTTCATGCCTATCCTCTACCCGAGGAAAGAGTTCCCGTATTAAACGAAGTTTCTTCTCCTCAGGCAGGGGATAGGTGTCTTTTTCACCTGTGATTCGGTACAGATAATTTTGAATCCCTGTCCTCGGATTTCTTTTTCAAAATCCTGAAGCAAGTTACTCCACCTTTCTCTCTTAGATCTTCTTATCTCATGCCTGTATTCATTCTGCATttgctttaattcatttattCTCTCTTTCAAATCTCCTGCTTGCACTCTTCTTAACCTCTTACACTCCCTTTTTACTCTCATGCAATTTGTCCTCAGATATTCAAGACGCTCGTTCCACTAGTATGTTAGAACATATTAGGCCAAAAGCATCTACAAAATCCTCCTCATTTAAACATTTTTAGATTGATATCTCCATTTTTCCGTTTATTTCTATTCTATCTAGCTATTTCAAAACTCAAATACTTGTTTAAGCTGAGCGATATTTCTTCCAAAACAGTCCAGCTTACGACTCTGTTTAGAAATGACGTTGAAACCATTATGATGTCCAGAAAGAATTTACTATTACCTTTCATGAATGTAGGTGTCTTACCGTCATTCAGTACGGTAAGCCCCGTAGCATGGATCCATTTTGATAGATATGTCCCTCTCCCATCATCTACTTAGATATGTAGAAATATATCTACTCAGAGGTTCATTTGATTATGAGTAATCTTTTAATTACGTCTAATCTATTCTACTTTGTTTTTAATGGTATTGTTTTACTTTATATGAACATTTTATTTTAGGGAAATTAAATTCCCTGGAGGAATTCCGTTCTCAACGCGACGAACTGATGAAAAAATTCGAAACTCAGGAAAACGACATGGAAGCGCAAGAAAAACGTCACAAGAGGGAAATGTACGAAATAGAAAGAAAATTCATCATTGCCAAAGATCGATTGAAGAAAGATATGGAAGCCAAACTCCGTCAACTATCCACAGAATTCCACGATGCTACAGAGTTAAGAATAGCTGCTACAACACACCGAGTAATTCGAGAGAATATTGCTGTTAATAATGAACTGGATGTCCTGTTGAACAACCAGCAGAAACTGTTTAATGAAAACGTGAAGCTTAAAGATAAAGATTCTAATTTACATCGTCAAGTTGAACTGCTTGAGACAGAAAAGACTAAAGCTTTAGCAAAAGTAAGAGTACAagtaaaattaatagacaggTTATCAGACGACAATGAATTTTTAATAAGTCAACGTGACCactacaaaaaatatgaaacaaaatatttagaatgtTGTAGACAAGTTAAAGATCTTACAGAAAAATTAACATGTTCCGAACACGATAAAAGAATCTTGGAACAAAACCTTCACCATGTTAGATGCGATAGAACTGCTATACAAACAGACTACTTGTATTTACAAGAAGAAAATGAAAGACTTAACGAAATAATGATAGAGGCAGTTAGTTGTATCAAGGAAGCTTTAATTGTTAGAATTGAAAGTGATATATCATTTAAAGCTTCCAAACGCGACAATTTACTTAACTCTCTGTTGACTTTATTAAACAAAGCTAGAGACCATAAAATACGTTGTCCCTCATTGGAAACTGTTTCATTATTTGAAGCTACATATGCTAGAGGAGACCTAGGTTTTGTACCAAAACCAGTAGAGCTGCGATCAGCAGTTCCCGTTAGAAGAAATATGGATACTCAAACAGGAGCTAGCTTTGAAGAATACATAGCTACAGGCTACATTGCTAAGACTAAGATGATGTACTCGGAAATTGAAGATGAAGAAGATATAGTTGAACAAAGTGAAGGAGAACTTCGCGAAGAAGAAGGTCAACATGAAAGTGTTTTGTATTTTGACGATCAAGAAATGCCAGGAGAAGAATCCTCTGATGAGGATGGGCCTAATTTATATGATTTAATTCCTGAGGAAGAACCGGTCAAAGACGAACAAACTACTGATGTAGAGCAAGTTCAATCTCCAAAAGAAGATGAACCTGGTTCCGAAGAATTGATTACAAATAGTGAATCAAAAACAGAGCAGTAaatcttattggtaaaattttcAGGAGGATTATTAAGATAAATGTACGGAgaaagaattattttaaaaattttcttaatcCGGTTAGTCTAATATCAAATACATAGTCATGGTTAGTTAATGCTTTGCCAATCAAAATTGTATATAAAATATACATCTCACTCAAAAATTATTGAGTTTTTTTACATTTcataaatatgtattaatattatactgggtgattgattagtgtgaggTGTGAGGAAGTAaggaagctcagtagatctggtatagtaaaaattacaaaaaaaagataT
The genomic region above belongs to Diabrotica undecimpunctata isolate CICGRU chromosome 8, icDiaUnde3, whole genome shotgun sequence and contains:
- the LOC140448523 gene encoding cilia- and flagella-associated protein 157, coding for MAKGKGKKGKKAKKQVEIDPNALTEVDKTFYELTITDLNRKLARLRSQNQELEQKNEELVQEKEKLDEDRNDIIMYLKRTLQEKTNEIAELEERITAMKQEQEDTTQMYEEKIIEMTNEYNTMHDQLTSENKLLEGKLNSLEEFRSQRDELMKKFETQENDMEAQEKRHKREMYEIERKFIIAKDRLKKDMEAKLRQLSTEFHDATELRIAATTHRVIRENIAVNNELDVLLNNQQKLFNENVKLKDKDSNLHRQVELLETEKTKALAKVRVQVKLIDRLSDDNEFLISQRDHYKKYETKYLECCRQVKDLTEKLTCSEHDKRILEQNLHHVRCDRTAIQTDYLYLQEENERLNEIMIEAVSCIKEALIVRIESDISFKASKRDNLLNSLLTLLNKARDHKIRCPSLETVSLFEATYARGDLGFVPKPVELRSAVPVRRNMDTQTGASFEEYIATGYIAKTKMMYSEIEDEEDIVEQSEGELREEEGQHESVLYFDDQEMPGEESSDEDGPNLYDLIPEEEPVKDEQTTDVEQVQSPKEDEPGSEELITNSESKTEQ